The proteins below are encoded in one region of Candidatus Dormiibacterota bacterium:
- the ybeY gene encoding rRNA maturation RNase YbeY, giving the protein MLIQMSRLGPASITSGVDLDGLKVVLQTAARTMKVPDRTVTVVTLTSDERLREYNSRYRGLDEPTDVLAFAAREQPTDRRFQPPPGTEDWLGDIVMSVPLARRQAREAGHPVDDEVRLLAVHGFLHLLGYDHAESAEEAAMTALTNRILSKAP; this is encoded by the coding sequence GTGCTCATCCAGATGAGCCGTTTGGGTCCCGCGTCCATTACTTCGGGAGTGGATCTGGATGGGCTGAAGGTGGTGCTGCAAACCGCGGCGCGGACCATGAAGGTACCCGATCGGACCGTGACGGTCGTGACGCTCACGAGCGACGAGCGTCTGCGCGAGTACAACAGCCGCTATCGCGGGCTCGATGAGCCGACCGACGTGCTCGCTTTCGCCGCCCGCGAGCAGCCGACCGACCGGCGCTTTCAGCCGCCACCGGGTACCGAAGATTGGCTGGGGGACATTGTGATGTCTGTGCCGCTCGCGCGACGCCAGGCGCGCGAGGCCGGTCATCCGGTCGATGACGAAGTGCGGCTTCTCGCGGTGCACGGCTTCCTCCATTTGCTCGGCTACGACCACGCCGAGTCCGCGGAGGAGGCCGCCATGACGGCGCTGACCAACCGGATCCTGTCCAAAGCGCCATGA
- a CDS encoding diacylglycerol kinase family protein yields the protein MTPHSDAEFEAERIGSPSRARRVDLRRTIYSFRHAGRGFAWALSSQANLRVHLLIAFLVLVAALLFRFTAIEFVGLVLCFAVVIAAELFNTTLEVLIDYAWPEHHPMIGRAKDVAAAAVLVAAGGAALVGALLFARHLFHLS from the coding sequence ATGACGCCGCACTCCGACGCCGAGTTCGAGGCGGAGCGGATTGGTAGCCCGAGCCGAGCACGCCGCGTCGACCTGCGCCGCACGATCTACAGCTTCCGCCATGCGGGGCGCGGCTTTGCCTGGGCGCTCTCTTCGCAGGCGAACTTGCGAGTGCACCTCCTCATCGCATTCTTGGTGCTGGTGGCGGCCCTGCTCTTTCGATTCACCGCCATCGAATTCGTCGGACTCGTGCTGTGCTTTGCGGTCGTGATCGCGGCCGAACTATTCAACACGACGCTCGAAGTGCTGATCGACTACGCATGGCCCGAGCACCATCCGATGATCGGTCGCGCCAAGGATGTTGCAGCGGCGGCGGTGCTGGTCGCCGCGGGCGGTGCCGCTCTGGTCGGCGCCCTCCTCTTTGCGCGCCATCTCTTCCACCTGTCGTGA
- a CDS encoding nuclear transport factor 2 family protein, whose translation MTAATAVVTAALDALRARDWDGFARRLHPDVVHRTPGVPEPILGREAFVLLSRQAVARTPDVTFEVERLVTEGDTVVVIGEWTYTGLMGKVRQPSVSVVDVRDGQIWRDLEYVGLAI comes from the coding sequence GTGACGGCAGCCACGGCCGTCGTGACGGCGGCCCTCGATGCGCTTCGCGCGCGCGACTGGGACGGCTTTGCCCGCCGGCTCCATCCCGACGTCGTGCATCGAACACCCGGGGTGCCCGAGCCCATCCTCGGCCGGGAAGCGTTCGTGCTGCTGAGCCGCCAGGCCGTGGCGCGCACGCCGGACGTAACGTTTGAGGTCGAACGGCTCGTGACGGAAGGCGACACGGTGGTCGTTATTGGCGAATGGACCTATACGGGTCTCATGGGGAAGGTTCGCCAGCCTTCGGTCAGCGTCGTCGACGTTCGCGACGGCCAGATCTGGCGCGACCTGGAGTACGTCGGCCTGGCGATCTAA